In Buchnera aphidicola (Schlechtendalia peitan), one genomic interval encodes:
- the trpA gene encoding tryptophan synthase subunit alpha, with product MNRYQNLYKTLIPYKQGCFIPFLILGDPFFDMSLKIIDTVINNGADGLELGFPFSDPLADGEIIQKANLRALNSGININACFEMLYTIRKKYNTIPIGLLLYANLIFKFGINKFYSKCSNIGIDSILIADVPMEESIDFRKFAHSNNILSVFICPPDAKKDIIKNVSMYSTGYIYLLSRSGVTGIDKKVIMPPLNLINHLKKLTQVPLIQGFGISHPKQIQKIILSGISGVICGSIIIKLIEDYYKNERKLIKEIICLSHSLKQATKIFN from the coding sequence ATGAACCGTTATCAAAATTTATACAAAACACTTATACCTTACAAACAAGGTTGCTTTATTCCATTTTTAATTCTTGGCGATCCATTTTTTGATATGTCATTAAAAATAATTGATACTGTAATCAACAATGGAGCAGATGGACTAGAATTAGGTTTTCCTTTTTCTGATCCCTTAGCAGATGGAGAAATTATACAAAAAGCTAATTTAAGAGCATTGAATTCTGGAATAAATATTAATGCTTGTTTTGAAATGTTATACACAATACGTAAAAAATATAATACTATTCCAATAGGATTATTATTATATGCAAATTTAATATTTAAATTTGGAATTAATAAATTTTATTCAAAATGTTCAAATATTGGAATTGATTCGATATTAATAGCAGATGTTCCTATGGAAGAATCAATCGATTTTCGAAAATTCGCTCATAGTAACAATATATTATCAGTATTTATATGTCCACCTGATGCTAAAAAAGACATAATTAAAAATGTTTCTATGTATAGTACGGGATATATTTACCTATTGTCGAGATCTGGGGTAACTGGAATAGATAAAAAAGTAATAATGCCACCATTAAATTTAATTAATCATTTAAAAAAATTAACCCAGGTACCGTTAATACAAGGTTTTGGAATTTCTCATCCAAAACAAATACAAAAAATTATATTATCAGGCATATCTGGAGTTATTTGTGGATCAATTATTATTAAATTAATTGAAGACTATTATAAAAATGAAAGAAAATTAATAAAAGAAATAATATGTTTATCTCATTCCTTAAAGCAAGCTACAAAAATTTTTAATTAA
- the trpB gene encoding tryptophan synthase subunit beta, translating into MTLLNSYFGDFGGMYVPQILMPALYQLEQAFVYSLHNSTFQTNLSDLLIHYAGRPTPLTLCRNLTKGTKTRIYLKREDLLHGGAHKTNQVLGQALLAKQMKKKEIIAETGAGQHGVATALSCALLDLKCRIYMGVKDIKRQQQNVFRMKLMGAKIIPVETGSKTLKDACNEAIRDWSKNYINSHYILGTAAGPHPYPTIVKEFQSIIGKEAKKQIFERENRLPNSVIACVGGGSNAIGIFSAFIQDKSVNLIGVEPGGRGINTEKHGAALVCGETGIFFGMKTKVLQTNEGQIKESWSISAGLDFPAVGPEHAWLNSVKRATYVSITDYEAVHAFKLLSQLEGIIPALESSHALAYALKLMNNHPNKDQIFIVNISGRGDKDLSTVENFLKNTE; encoded by the coding sequence ATGACTTTATTAAATTCATATTTTGGTGATTTTGGTGGTATGTATGTTCCACAAATTTTAATGCCTGCGTTATATCAATTGGAACAAGCATTCGTTTATTCTTTACATAATTCTACATTTCAAACAAATTTATCTGATCTTTTAATACATTATGCAGGTAGACCAACACCACTGACATTATGTCGAAATCTAACAAAAGGTACAAAAACTCGGATTTATCTTAAACGTGAAGATTTGCTTCATGGGGGGGCACATAAAACTAATCAAGTTTTAGGGCAAGCTCTATTAGCTAAACAAATGAAAAAAAAAGAAATTATTGCAGAAACAGGAGCAGGACAACATGGTGTTGCGACTGCTTTATCATGTGCTTTGTTAGATCTTAAATGTCGTATTTATATGGGAGTTAAAGATATTAAAAGACAACAACAAAATGTTTTTCGAATGAAACTTATGGGAGCAAAAATAATACCAGTAGAAACTGGAAGCAAAACCTTGAAAGATGCATGTAATGAAGCTATAAGAGATTGGTCTAAAAATTATATTAATTCACATTATATACTTGGAACTGCTGCTGGACCACATCCATATCCCACAATAGTTAAAGAATTTCAAAGTATTATTGGAAAAGAAGCTAAAAAACAAATTTTTGAGAGAGAAAATCGTTTACCAAATTCTGTTATTGCATGTGTTGGAGGGGGATCTAATGCTATTGGAATATTCTCTGCATTTATTCAAGATAAATCTGTAAATCTCATTGGGGTGGAACCAGGGGGGAGGGGAATTAACACTGAAAAACATGGAGCTGCTCTGGTTTGTGGTGAAACAGGGATTTTTTTTGGTATGAAAACAAAAGTATTACAAACAAATGAAGGACAAATTAAAGAATCATGGTCTATTTCTGCTGGACTAGATTTCCCAGCTGTAGGACCTGAACATGCTTGGTTAAACAGTGTAAAACGTGCTACATACGTGTCTATTACTGATTACGAAGCAGTACATGCGTTTAAACTTCTGAGTCAATTAGAAGGTATTATCCCAGCATTAGAATCATCTCATGCATTAGCATATGCATTGAAATTAATGAATAATCACCCTAATAAAGATCAAATTTTTATTGTAAATATTTCAGGAAGAGGTGATAAAGATCTTAGTACTGTGGAAAACTTCTTAAAAAATACAGAGTAA
- the trpCF gene encoding bifunctional indole-3-glycerol-phosphate synthase TrpC/phosphoribosylanthranilate isomerase TrpF — MLESILKKIVISKLDWIESRKKMQPLSTFKHNLTLSNRNFYQALINIHPSFILEFKKKSPSLGILNNFSPEYVANIYKKYASAISVLTDEQYFHGKFEFISIIRKIAVNQPILCKDFFIDPYQIYLARYYQADSILLMLSILNDNQYLVLKKLAMSLNMEVLTEISTQEELNRAINLHATIIGINNRNLHDFSISTLNTCKLAPKIPKNIIIISESGIKNYHQLRQLKNYVHGFLIGSVLMIKKNLENSICKVIMGNNKICGLTRLQDVEAIKNSGAIYGGFIFCKLSQRYIDLNRAIDISKTISMKYIGIFRNELIETIVYIASKIPFYAIQLHGQENQIYINRLKKRISPNIKIWKAISLKQNDKYKKYSFNNVNTYIFDNMDGGSGIPFNWSLLKHYNVNNIILAGGLNIKNCILASNLGCYGLDFNSGLEISPGIKNKNKISLLFRSLREHRIILQ; from the coding sequence ATTTTGGAAAGTATATTAAAAAAAATAGTCATAAGTAAATTAGATTGGATTGAATCTCGAAAAAAAATGCAACCATTATCTACTTTCAAACATAATCTCACATTATCAAATCGTAACTTTTATCAAGCACTAATAAATATTCATCCCTCTTTTATACTAGAGTTTAAAAAAAAATCGCCATCTTTAGGAATTTTAAATAATTTTAGTCCAGAATATGTAGCAAATATATATAAAAAATATGCTTCAGCTATATCTGTACTAACTGATGAACAATATTTTCACGGAAAATTTGAATTTATATCTATTATCCGAAAAATTGCTGTAAATCAACCGATTTTATGTAAAGATTTCTTTATTGATCCATATCAAATTTATTTAGCACGGTATTATCAAGCAGATTCTATATTACTTATGCTATCTATTTTAAATGATAATCAATATCTTGTACTTAAAAAATTAGCTATGTCTTTAAATATGGAAGTATTAACTGAAATAAGTACGCAAGAAGAATTAAATAGAGCAATCAATTTGCATGCAACAATTATTGGTATTAACAATCGAAATTTACATGATTTCTCAATTTCAACACTTAATACATGTAAATTAGCGCCAAAAATTCCTAAAAATATAATTATTATTAGTGAATCTGGAATTAAAAATTACCATCAATTAAGACAGTTAAAAAATTATGTACATGGATTTTTAATTGGTTCTGTATTAATGATAAAAAAAAATTTAGAAAATTCTATTTGTAAAGTAATCATGGGTAATAATAAAATTTGTGGACTTACTAGATTACAAGACGTTGAAGCAATAAAAAATTCTGGAGCCATTTATGGAGGGTTTATTTTTTGTAAATTATCTCAAAGATACATTGATCTTAATCGAGCGATTGATATAAGTAAAACTATTTCTATGAAATATATAGGAATATTCCGTAATGAATTAATTGAAACAATTGTGTACATAGCAAGTAAAATTCCATTTTATGCTATTCAACTCCATGGACAAGAAAATCAGATATATATTAATCGTTTAAAAAAAAGAATATCACCGAATATAAAAATTTGGAAAGCAATATCATTAAAACAAAATGATAAATATAAAAAATATTCATTTAATAATGTGAATACATATATTTTTGATAATATGGATGGAGGTAGTGGAATACCATTTAATTGGTCTTTATTAAAACATTACAATGTAAATAATATTATACTAGCTGGAGGTTTAAATATTAAAAATTGTATTCTAGCATCTAACTTAGGTTGTTATGGTCTGGATTTTAATTCTGGACTAGAAATTTCTCCTGGAATAAAAAATAAAAATAAAATTTCTTTGCTTTTTCGTTCTTTAAGAGAACATCGAATAATATTACAATAA
- a CDS encoding DMT family transporter, whose product MQKIIILLLFSIVSITWGTTFMAIKIAVSTIPPLFITGTRFFLASILLIGICIYTKTPLLFPPKKKLFQLIICIFYFLIPFSLMLYGGTYVNSIIASIIFSNMPILVLLFSFLFFNKKLYVTQYIGLTLAVSILSVLLLKEIKLGDEYTIKGIVALILAVISHAIIYLYSQEKYSNISILTFNALPSLFSGLFLLFISNIIEHPQLNNFSNVSILAMCYLSYFSGVFGILSYFYLQKKVHPFYASIVFFIFPIINVVLEKFVYGHCIKPDQFPLIIYLMNSILLTMIPFNYEYLKKIYRKIIK is encoded by the coding sequence ATACAAAAAATAATAATATTACTACTATTTTCAATCGTATCTATAACTTGGGGAACTACTTTTATGGCTATAAAAATTGCTGTAAGTACTATTCCTCCTTTATTCATTACTGGAACTAGATTTTTTTTAGCATCAATATTACTCATAGGTATATGTATATATACTAAAACTCCTTTATTATTTCCTCCTAAAAAAAAATTGTTTCAATTAATTATATGTATATTTTATTTTTTGATACCTTTTTCATTAATGTTATATGGTGGTACTTATGTTAATTCAATTATTGCATCTATTATTTTTTCTAATATGCCGATATTAGTACTATTATTTTCTTTTTTATTTTTTAATAAAAAATTATATGTTACTCAATATATAGGATTAACACTAGCAGTTTCTATTTTATCAGTACTTTTATTAAAAGAAATTAAATTAGGTGATGAATACACAATAAAGGGAATAGTAGCACTAATATTAGCTGTTATCAGCCATGCAATAATATATTTATATTCTCAAGAGAAATATTCGAATATATCTATATTAACTTTTAACGCACTTCCATCATTATTTTCTGGTTTATTTTTGTTATTTATTTCTAATATAATAGAACATCCTCAATTAAATAATTTTTCTAATGTTTCTATTTTAGCAATGTGTTACTTAAGTTATTTCTCAGGAGTATTTGGTATCTTATCATATTTTTATTTACAAAAAAAAGTACATCCTTTTTATGCTTCTATTGTATTTTTTATATTTCCAATAATAAATGTAGTATTAGAAAAATTCGTTTATGGACATTGTATTAAACCAGATCAATTCCCGCTTATAATTTATTTAATGAATAGCATATTATTGACTATGATTCCATTTAATTATGAATACTTAAAAAAAATTTATAGAAAAATTATAAAATAA
- the sohB gene encoding protease SohB: protein MNFISSYVLFFFKIFTICALILITFLICLSITRKKHKKKFELDVVSLNDHYTCIKNKIIFSMLSEYEKKIWNKRNKTDIKDALKNNIKFFKKNKHFLNNTKPILYVLDFNGNINATEVESLREEISAIILVAKKYDEVLLRLESGGGIINGYGLASSQLFRLKKHNIYLTVSVDKIAASGGYMMACVANHIIASPFSVLGSIGVVAQIPNFYKLLKKNNIDMELHTAGSYKRTLTIFGENTIEARKKFCTDLNFAHSLFKKFVHDMRPLLNIEEVSTGEHWFGSTALEKGLIDSIGTSDDFIMSKMKNFSILKIKYTNKKTALDSLFLTLKKNIEHVICKFLKI, encoded by the coding sequence ATGAATTTTATTTCTAGTTATGTATTATTTTTTTTTAAAATATTCACTATTTGTGCATTAATCTTAATTACTTTTTTAATATGCTTAAGTATTACACGAAAAAAACACAAAAAAAAATTTGAATTAGATGTTGTATCATTAAATGACCATTATACATGTATTAAAAATAAAATTATTTTTTCGATGCTTTCAGAATATGAAAAAAAAATTTGGAATAAAAGAAACAAAACAGATATAAAAGATGCGTTAAAAAATAATATAAAATTTTTTAAAAAAAACAAACATTTTTTAAATAATACTAAACCAATATTATATGTGTTAGATTTTAATGGAAATATTAATGCTACTGAAGTAGAATCATTACGTGAAGAGATATCTGCTATTATTTTAGTAGCAAAAAAATATGACGAAGTCTTACTACGTTTGGAAAGCGGGGGTGGGATAATAAATGGATATGGATTGGCATCTTCTCAACTATTTAGGTTAAAAAAACATAACATTTACTTAACAGTTTCAGTTGATAAAATTGCAGCTAGTGGTGGATATATGATGGCTTGCGTAGCTAATCATATTATTGCTTCCCCATTTTCTGTTCTTGGTTCTATTGGAGTGGTAGCACAAATACCAAATTTTTACAAATTATTGAAAAAGAACAATATTGATATGGAATTACATACAGCTGGATCTTATAAGAGAACACTGACTATATTTGGAGAAAACACAATAGAAGCTCGAAAAAAATTTTGTACTGATCTTAATTTTGCTCATTCTCTTTTTAAAAAATTTGTTCATGATATGCGCCCATTATTAAATATTGAAGAGGTATCTACTGGAGAACATTGGTTCGGATCTACAGCACTTGAAAAAGGATTAATAGATAGTATTGGAACTAGTGACGACTTTATTATGTCTAAAATGAAGAATTTTTCTATATTAAAAATTAAGTATACTAACAAAAAAACAGCATTGGATTCTTTGTTTTTGACATTAAAAAAAAATATAGAACATGTGATATGTAAGTTTTTAAAAATATAA
- a CDS encoding inositol monophosphatase family protein: protein MHPVLNIAIRAVRKGGNILIQNYDHQKINHEDQIKKQELTNKVIKMSEQSMINIIRKSYPEHIIFTKKYTHLVFKTSDVVWIINALDGISNFKKNLPHFCISIAIIIRNITEISVIYDPLRNELFTSVKGQGAQLNGYRMRCNSNRFLDNSLIGITISYKQSSFNDKITKIINMFLLRDVEIRSTGCINLDFSYIAIGRLDFLFNFNIHPLVVTAGSLQVKEAGGLISDFNGEANYVSSGSILVGNSKLMREILLKIRTCLK, encoded by the coding sequence ATGCATCCTGTTCTTAATATCGCTATTCGAGCAGTTAGAAAAGGTGGAAATATACTTATTCAAAATTATGATCACCAAAAAATTAATCATGAAGATCAGATTAAAAAACAAGAACTAACTAATAAAGTAATTAAAATGTCAGAACAATCTATGATCAATATCATTCGTAAATCATATCCTGAACACATTATTTTTACAAAAAAATATACTCATTTAGTTTTTAAAACATCAGACGTTGTATGGATTATTAACGCATTAGATGGAATTAGTAATTTTAAAAAAAATTTACCTCATTTTTGTATTTCTATTGCTATCATAATACGCAATATTACTGAAATATCTGTTATATATGACCCTCTTAGAAACGAATTATTTACTTCTGTTAAGGGGCAAGGAGCACAATTAAACGGGTATCGTATGAGATGTAATAGTAACCGTTTCTTAGATAACAGTTTAATTGGGATTACTATTTCATATAAACAATCGAGTTTTAATGATAAAATTACAAAAATTATAAATATGTTTTTATTAAGAGATGTCGAAATACGATCTACAGGTTGTATAAATCTTGATTTTAGTTATATTGCTATTGGAAGATTAGATTTTTTATTTAATTTTAACATTCATCCTCTTGTTGTTACAGCTGGATCATTACAAGTAAAAGAAGCAGGAGGATTAATTAGTGATTTTAACGGGGAAGCTAATTATGTATCATCAGGATCTATATTAGTAGGAAATTCTAAATTAATGCGAGAAATTCTTTTAAAAATTAGAACATGTTTAAAATAA
- the rlmN gene encoding 23S rRNA (adenine(2503)-C(2))-methyltransferase RlmN: MENFISTSNNFKINLLNLNLTQMRNFFTSIGEREFYANQVMQWIYKYYCDDFEKMSNISKSLRKKLSQLCYIAPPYFSNHIRSVDGTIKWCVSIDNNFVETVYIPKKKRATLCISSQSGCTLSCTFCSTGQQKFKRNLTTSEIIGQVWYIGKLIYHKKLKNLKKITNIVMMGMGEPLLNLNNVVNSLSIIMDDIGFNLSKNRVTLSTAGIVPALNKLKNMIDVSLAISLHAPNDIIRNMLMPINKKYNIASLLNSVRSYLKTSCANRGKVTIEYVMLNNINDKFHHARELSTLLRYIPSKINLIPWNVFPNSHYISSDSTSIKTFSDILIKNGYVTKIRKTRGFDIDAACGQLTGNTINIVQI, from the coding sequence GTGGAAAATTTTATAAGTACTTCAAACAATTTTAAAATAAATTTATTAAATTTAAATTTGACACAAATGCGTAATTTTTTTACATCTATAGGCGAACGTGAATTTTATGCTAATCAAGTTATGCAATGGATATATAAATATTATTGTGATGATTTTGAAAAAATGTCAAATATTAGTAAAAGTTTAAGAAAAAAATTGTCACAATTATGTTATATTGCCCCTCCTTATTTTTCAAATCACATTCGTTCTGTTGATGGAACAATAAAATGGTGTGTTTCTATTGATAATAATTTTGTAGAAACAGTATATATTCCTAAGAAAAAACGTGCAACATTGTGTATTTCATCTCAATCAGGATGTACTCTATCTTGTACATTTTGTTCTACTGGACAACAAAAATTTAAACGTAATTTAACTACGTCAGAAATAATAGGACAAGTTTGGTATATTGGAAAATTAATATATCATAAGAAATTAAAGAATTTAAAAAAAATTACTAATATAGTTATGATGGGTATGGGAGAACCGTTACTAAATTTAAATAATGTTGTTAATTCTTTATCTATTATAATGGATGATATAGGTTTTAACTTATCTAAAAATCGTGTCACCTTATCTACTGCAGGAATTGTCCCTGCTTTAAACAAATTAAAAAATATGATAGATGTATCATTAGCGATTTCTTTGCATGCACCTAATGATATTATTAGAAATATGTTAATGCCTATTAACAAAAAATATAATATTGCATCTTTGCTAAATTCTGTAAGATCATATCTTAAAACTTCTTGTGCTAATAGAGGCAAGGTAACAATAGAATATGTTATGCTAAATAATATAAATGATAAATTTCATCATGCAAGAGAACTTTCTACTTTATTGAGATATATTCCTAGTAAAATTAATCTCATTCCATGGAATGTTTTTCCAAATAGTCATTATATTTCTAGTGATAGTACCAGCATAAAAACCTTTTCTGATATCTTAATTAAAAATGGATATGTTACTAAAATTAGAAAAACAAGAGGTTTTGATATTGATGCTGCATGTGGACAATTAACGGGAAATACTATCAATATTGTTCAAATTTAA